Proteins from a genomic interval of Clostridium scatologenes:
- the aroE gene encoding shikimate dehydrogenase, with product MGNLYGLIGKTLGHSISPKIHSLILEDLNLNGFYNLFEVNNEDLKKAVIGLKALGAKGINVTIPHKVNIMKYLDDVSMEASKIGAINTIDFKENKLVGYNTDYYGFGESLKREEIDTYNKEAVILGTGGASKAVFHYLLDNGIKDIVFVSRIPENTKDTLKDFKVISYEDMNKLKCKDIIINCTPCGMYPKIESCSVDKNILSKFSSAVDLIYNPIETIFLREAREIGVKTVNGLYMLVAQAIASQEIWQEMKISQEIKKHIYEVIEKYNC from the coding sequence ATGGGAAATTTATATGGACTAATTGGAAAAACTTTGGGACACAGCATTTCTCCTAAAATACACAGTTTAATATTAGAAGATTTAAATTTAAATGGTTTTTATAATTTGTTCGAAGTAAACAATGAAGATTTAAAAAAAGCTGTAATTGGATTAAAAGCACTTGGAGCTAAGGGAATAAATGTAACTATACCTCACAAAGTGAACATTATGAAATACTTAGATGATGTATCTATGGAAGCATCAAAAATAGGAGCCATTAACACTATAGATTTTAAAGAAAATAAACTTGTAGGATATAATACGGATTATTATGGTTTTGGTGAGTCATTAAAAAGAGAAGAAATAGATACCTATAATAAAGAAGCTGTTATACTAGGTACTGGTGGAGCTTCAAAGGCAGTGTTTCACTATTTACTAGATAACGGAATAAAGGATATAGTTTTTGTGAGTAGGATTCCTGAAAATACCAAAGATACGCTCAAAGATTTTAAAGTTATATCTTATGAAGATATGAATAAGCTTAAATGCAAGGATATAATTATAAATTGTACTCCTTGTGGAATGTATCCTAAGATAGAAAGTTGTTCAGTGGATAAAAATATATTAAGTAAATTTAGTTCGGCAGTAGATTTAATATATAATCCTATAGAAACTATTTTTTTAAGAGAGGCTAGAGAAATTGGAGTGAAAACTGTAAATGGACTTTATATGTTAGTAGCTCAAGCTATAGCATCACAAGAAATTTGGCAGGAAATGAAAATTAGTCAAGAAATTAAAAAGCATATATATGAAGTTATTGAAAAATACAATTGTTAA
- a CDS encoding chorismate mutase produces the protein MEDLNYLREQINEIDEELVELFKKRMSVVFNVAHYKIENHMEVLDNSRENQIINKHLKNVEDKALQNYLKEFLQDLMSISRESQKEILSKVSCNCKVDEDSEFKVGFQGVPASFSHQAVNEYFGDNVKSEHFKSFKDIFEAVQKGDIKYGVLPIENSSTGGISEVYDLMREYGFYIVGEKCVKVDHNLMGIENAEICDINEVYSHTQGFLQCKEFFDIHDDWRLIPYFNTAKSAEYVSKENLKNKACVASKKAAEFYGLKILKENINYNSNNYTRFIIIGKKEKSDVNCDKISVILSISHKVGALYKILKHFSDNNLNMMKIESRPIVGKSWQYFFYIDFQGNILNENTRSALKTIEEESLYYKFLGNYKGEVS, from the coding sequence ATGGAAGATTTAAACTATTTAAGAGAACAAATTAATGAAATAGATGAAGAATTAGTAGAACTTTTTAAAAAGAGAATGTCAGTAGTTTTTAATGTAGCTCATTATAAAATAGAAAATCACATGGAAGTATTGGATAATAGTAGAGAAAATCAAATTATAAACAAGCATTTGAAGAACGTTGAAGATAAAGCTTTGCAAAACTATTTAAAAGAGTTTCTTCAAGATTTAATGAGTATAAGTAGAGAATCTCAAAAGGAAATACTCTCTAAGGTATCCTGTAATTGTAAAGTAGATGAAGATAGTGAATTTAAAGTAGGGTTTCAAGGCGTTCCTGCCTCATTTAGTCACCAAGCGGTAAATGAGTATTTTGGTGACAATGTAAAGTCAGAACATTTTAAGAGTTTTAAGGATATTTTTGAAGCTGTACAAAAAGGTGACATAAAATATGGTGTTCTACCTATTGAGAATTCATCAACAGGAGGTATTTCTGAAGTTTATGATCTTATGAGGGAATATGGATTTTATATAGTTGGTGAAAAATGTGTAAAGGTAGATCATAACTTAATGGGAATTGAGAATGCTGAAATTTGCGATATAAATGAAGTTTATTCACATACACAAGGTTTTCTGCAGTGTAAAGAATTTTTTGATATTCACGACGATTGGAGGTTAATTCCATACTTTAATACTGCTAAAAGTGCAGAGTATGTAAGCAAGGAAAATTTGAAAAATAAAGCTTGTGTGGCAAGCAAAAAGGCAGCAGAATTTTATGGATTAAAAATTTTGAAAGAAAATATAAATTATAATAGCAACAATTATACTAGGTTTATAATTATAGGAAAAAAAGAAAAATCTGATGTTAACTGTGATAAGATAAGTGTTATTTTATCAATATCTCATAAGGTAGGAGCCTTGTATAAAATTTTAAAGCATTTTTCAGATAATAATTTAAATATGATGAAAATAGAGTCAAGACCAATTGTAGGCAAATCATGGCAATACTTTTTCTATATCGATTTTCAAGGAAATATATTAAATGAAAATACAAGAAGTGCTTTAAAGACTATAGAAGAAGAAAGTTTATATTATAAGTTTTTGGGAAACTACAAAGGTGAGGTGAGTTAA
- the aroC gene encoding chorismate synthase, with the protein MSGVWGSKVRLSIFGESHGKAIGINIDGLKPGIELDLNYINKEMRRRAPGGSELSTPRKEEDNFEILSGYFNGRTTGTPLCAIIYNKNQHSKDYEKTKNLMRPSHGDLTGHVKYQGFNDYRGGGHFSGRITAPLVFAGAICKQILEKKGIFIGSHIKSISKIEDVSFNMTEIESEILKGLNESKFPVLTEEIGINMKNSIIKAKEEMDSLGGVIETAVNNLPVGLGEPFFDSVESILSHLLFSIPGVKGVEFGEGFNISKLKGSEANDGFYIENEKIKTYSNNNGGILGGITNGMPLIFRTAVKPTPSIAKIQNTVDIQKRENAKIEIKGRHDPCIIPRALPVVEAAAAIAIIQFID; encoded by the coding sequence ATGAGTGGAGTTTGGGGCAGTAAAGTAAGACTTTCGATTTTTGGAGAGTCTCATGGAAAGGCTATAGGAATAAATATTGATGGACTTAAGCCAGGTATAGAATTAGATTTGAATTATATAAATAAAGAGATGAGAAGGAGGGCTCCAGGAGGAAGCGAGCTTTCTACTCCTAGAAAAGAGGAAGACAATTTTGAAATATTAAGTGGATATTTTAATGGAAGAACTACAGGAACACCTTTGTGTGCTATTATTTATAATAAAAATCAACATTCCAAGGATTATGAAAAAACTAAGAATTTAATGAGACCTTCCCATGGAGATTTAACAGGACATGTTAAATATCAAGGTTTTAATGATTATAGAGGAGGAGGGCATTTTTCAGGAAGGATAACAGCTCCCTTAGTATTTGCAGGTGCTATCTGCAAACAAATATTAGAGAAAAAAGGTATATTTATTGGAAGTCATATAAAAAGTATATCTAAAATAGAGGATGTAAGCTTTAATATGACTGAAATAGAAAGTGAAATCTTAAAAGGTTTAAATGAAAGTAAATTTCCTGTTTTGACTGAAGAAATAGGTATTAATATGAAAAACAGCATAATAAAAGCTAAGGAAGAAATGGATTCTTTAGGTGGAGTTATAGAGACAGCAGTAAATAATTTACCAGTAGGTCTTGGAGAACCTTTCTTTGACTCTGTAGAAAGTATTTTATCACATTTATTATTTTCTATTCCAGGAGTAAAAGGAGTAGAATTTGGTGAAGGCTTTAATATATCAAAACTGAAGGGTTCAGAAGCCAATGATGGATTTTATATTGAAAATGAAAAAATAAAAACTTACAGTAATAATAATGGAGGAATTTTAGGTGGAATTACAAATGGAATGCCTTTAATATTTAGAACAGCTGTAAAACCAACACCATCTATTGCAAAAATTCAAAATACAGTGGATATACAAAAGAGAGAAAATGCTAAAATAGAGATAAAAGGAAGACATGATCCTTGCATCATACCTAGGGCACTCCCAGTGGTGGAAGCTGCAGCTGCAATAGCGATAATTCAATTTATAGATTAA
- the aroA gene encoding 3-phosphoshikimate 1-carboxyvinyltransferase: MKYVMINPSNLGGKVEVPTSKSACHRAVICAGLSKGISNISNVVFSEDVEATCDVMKNLGVRIKKEKNSLQIRGLEKLEPINSSMDCSESGSTLRFLIPVGATTGEKLTFKGNGKLIERPLKCYYNIFDEQKLKYDNANGKLPLTIEGKLKPDEYKVRGDISSQFISGLMFALPLLDGDSKIKITTELESKPYVDLTMDMLKKYGIQIENREYKEFIIRGNQSYKSSDCEVEGDFSQAAFWLAAGLLGSDIVCEGLDINSLQGDKAILNIIKSMNGKISIEGNKIKAEPSKTKGTIIDASQCPDLVPILTSLAALSEGTTEIVNAARLRIKESDRLSAISTELNRLGADIEEKEDGLIIRGKESLKGGEVQSWNDHRIAMALAVASIKCSEPVIIKDASCVKKSYPDFWKHFRALGGNIDEWSLGQ; encoded by the coding sequence ATGAAATATGTAATGATTAATCCAAGTAATCTCGGTGGAAAAGTAGAAGTTCCAACTTCAAAAAGTGCTTGTCATAGAGCAGTAATTTGTGCTGGACTCTCAAAGGGAATTAGTAATATATCTAATGTAGTTTTTTCAGAAGATGTAGAAGCTACTTGTGATGTAATGAAGAATTTAGGAGTAAGAATTAAAAAGGAAAAAAATTCACTTCAAATAAGAGGATTGGAAAAGTTAGAACCTATAAATTCAAGTATGGATTGTTCAGAATCTGGGTCAACACTTAGATTTTTAATACCAGTAGGAGCAACAACTGGGGAGAAACTTACTTTTAAAGGAAATGGAAAGCTTATAGAAAGACCTTTAAAATGCTACTACAATATATTTGATGAACAAAAACTTAAATATGATAATGCAAATGGAAAACTTCCATTAACTATAGAAGGTAAATTAAAACCAGATGAATATAAAGTTAGAGGAGATATAAGTTCTCAATTTATCAGTGGATTGATGTTTGCGCTTCCACTTTTGGATGGAGATTCAAAAATAAAAATTACTACAGAATTGGAATCAAAACCTTATGTAGACTTAACTATGGATATGCTTAAAAAGTATGGCATACAAATAGAAAATAGAGAATATAAGGAATTTATTATAAGAGGAAATCAAAGCTATAAATCGTCAGATTGTGAAGTAGAAGGGGATTTTTCTCAAGCAGCCTTTTGGCTTGCAGCAGGATTACTTGGAAGTGATATAGTATGTGAAGGGTTAGATATAAATTCTTTACAAGGCGATAAAGCTATACTTAATATAATAAAAAGTATGAATGGTAAAATTTCTATAGAAGGAAATAAAATAAAGGCTGAACCTTCTAAAACAAAGGGAACAATTATAGATGCTTCTCAGTGCCCAGATCTTGTACCTATATTGACATCATTGGCAGCATTAAGTGAAGGTACTACAGAAATAGTGAATGCAGCTAGACTTAGAATTAAAGAATCTGATAGATTAAGTGCAATAAGTACAGAACTTAACAGGCTTGGAGCAGACATAGAGGAAAAAGAGGATGGACTTATAATAAGAGGAAAAGAAAGTCTTAAAGGTGGAGAGGTTCAAAGCTGGAATGATCATCGTATAGCTATGGCATTAGCAGTAGCTTCCATAAAATGCAGTGAGCCTGTTATAATAAAAGATGCATCTTGTGTTAAAAAGTCATATCCAGATTTTTGGAAACACTTCAGAGCTTTAGGAGGTAATATAGATGAGTGGAGTTTGGGGCAGTAA
- the aroB gene encoding 3-dehydroquinate synthase, whose amino-acid sequence MKIIEVKLKDNSYKIYIEKNIFEKIAAYLKENHENKKILIVTDKNLEKLYVKALNKTIQDKNFKTKIISIEPGEKSKSIDTLKKLYEDFTNFNLTRGDLILTFGGGVVGDLGGFAAATYLRGIPYIQIPTSLLAQVDSSVGGKVAVDLPWGKNLVGSFYQPKAVFIDPELLKTLDKRFLHDGLAEVIKYGCIRDESIFRTLMNYKDDEELLENIEKIIYTCCNIKKKVVESDEKDLGERMILNFGHTLGHAVEEYFNYSKYTHGEAVAIGMAEITRRSEELNITKIGTHNFIKKILMKYGLPYKRIEMDKEKILHTIKLDKKSSGENINLILLNKIGEGFIKKVSIKEIENYI is encoded by the coding sequence ATGAAAATAATTGAAGTAAAACTTAAAGATAATAGTTATAAAATTTATATTGAAAAAAACATTTTTGAAAAAATAGCAGCTTATTTGAAAGAAAACCATGAAAATAAAAAAATTCTTATAGTAACAGACAAGAATTTGGAAAAATTATATGTAAAAGCTTTAAACAAAACTATACAGGATAAAAATTTTAAAACAAAGATTATTTCCATAGAACCAGGAGAAAAAAGTAAATCTATAGATACACTAAAAAAGTTGTATGAGGATTTTACTAATTTTAATCTCACAAGAGGGGATTTAATATTAACCTTTGGTGGTGGTGTTGTTGGTGATTTAGGTGGCTTTGCAGCTGCTACCTATTTAAGAGGAATACCATATATACAAATACCTACATCACTTTTAGCTCAAGTAGATAGCAGTGTGGGTGGTAAAGTTGCTGTGGATTTACCTTGGGGAAAAAATTTAGTAGGAAGCTTTTATCAACCTAAAGCTGTTTTTATAGATCCAGAATTACTCAAAACTTTGGATAAAAGATTTTTGCATGATGGATTAGCAGAAGTAATAAAGTACGGATGTATAAGAGATGAAAGTATATTTAGAACACTTATGAATTATAAGGATGATGAAGAACTTTTAGAAAACATAGAAAAGATAATATACACATGCTGTAATATAAAAAAGAAAGTAGTGGAGAGTGATGAGAAGGATTTAGGTGAAAGAATGATTTTGAATTTTGGTCATACTTTGGGGCATGCTGTAGAAGAATATTTTAATTACAGCAAATATACTCATGGTGAAGCTGTTGCTATAGGCATGGCTGAAATAACTAGAAGAAGTGAAGAACTTAATATTACTAAAATTGGCACTCATAATTTTATAAAAAAAATACTTATGAAGTATGGATTACCATACAAAAGAATAGAAATGGACAAAGAAAAAATACTTCACACAATAAAATTGGATAAGAAGAGTAGTGGGGAAAATATTAATTTAATTCTTCTAAATAAAATAGGTGAAGGTTTTATTAAAAAAGTGTCCATTAAGGAAATAGAAAATTATATTTAA
- a CDS encoding prephenate dehydrogenase — MEECDFNFNIVIVGLGLIGGSYAMALRKLNPLSISGIDVDENSLKEAVNRGIIDQGFTDGKEALRKADLVIMATYPEEIVKFMKSNIGDFKKGAVITDTCGIKEGLIDIINSFLPDELDFVGGHPMAGKESKGIKVASDDIFNNANYIITPTERNLKENIMLIEKMARAIGCKKVISISPEEHDKIISFTSQLPHVIAVSLMDSDFAENNIETFTGGSFKDATRVAVINSTLWSELFFLNSDNLINEIERFQKSMEKIKNAIMSEDENTLKHIFRNATARRKKMV; from the coding sequence TTGGAGGAATGTGATTTTAACTTTAATATAGTTATTGTTGGTTTAGGGCTTATAGGTGGATCATATGCTATGGCATTAAGAAAATTAAATCCTTTAAGTATAAGTGGTATAGATGTAGATGAAAATTCATTAAAAGAAGCTGTAAATAGAGGAATAATAGACCAAGGATTTACAGATGGAAAAGAAGCTTTGAGAAAAGCAGATTTAGTTATTATGGCCACTTATCCTGAAGAAATTGTGAAATTTATGAAAAGCAATATAGGTGATTTTAAAAAAGGAGCTGTAATAACAGATACTTGTGGGATAAAGGAAGGATTAATAGATATTATAAACTCTTTTTTGCCTGATGAACTGGATTTTGTTGGAGGACATCCAATGGCAGGAAAAGAATCAAAGGGAATCAAGGTTGCTTCTGATGATATTTTTAATAATGCTAATTATATAATTACACCTACAGAAAGAAATCTTAAGGAAAATATAATGCTAATAGAAAAGATGGCAAGAGCTATAGGTTGTAAGAAAGTAATAAGTATATCACCTGAAGAACATGATAAGATAATATCATTTACAAGTCAGCTTCCACATGTTATAGCGGTATCACTTATGGATTCAGATTTTGCAGAAAATAATATAGAAACTTTTACTGGGGGAAGCTTTAAAGATGCTACTCGTGTTGCGGTTATAAATTCTACCTTGTGGTCAGAGTTATTCTTTCTTAATTCAGATAATTTGATTAATGAGATAGAAAGATTTCAAAAATCCATGGAAAAAATAAAAAATGCTATAATGTCAGAGGATGAAAATACTTTAAAACATATATTTAGAAATGCCACTGCAAGGAGAAAGAAGATGGTATAG
- the aroF gene encoding 3-deoxy-7-phosphoheptulonate synthase: MVVIMRCGATREEIERIKERIEMEGCRVNLIQGENQCILGIVGDTTKLDPDKIQANECVERVTKVQQPFKLANRLFHPSNSEIKVNDQVIGGDKIAIMAGPCSVESEEQILEIAKTVKESGAGFLRGGAFKPRTSPYSFQGLKQEGLELLKLARKETGLPIVTEIMSADMIDTFVEDVDVIQVGARNMQNFDLLKQLGKTRKPILLKRGLSATIEELIMSAEYIMAGGNENVILCERGIRTFETYTRNTLDLSAIPAIKRLSHLPIIVDPSHSAGMWWMVEPLAKAALAVGADGLIIEVHNDPANAKCDGQQSIKPERFKELMKELSQIAKIEKKAI, translated from the coding sequence ATGGTAGTAATTATGAGATGTGGTGCAACAAGAGAGGAAATAGAAAGAATAAAAGAGAGAATAGAGATGGAGGGCTGTAGAGTGAATTTAATACAAGGAGAAAATCAATGTATATTAGGAATTGTTGGAGATACTACAAAGCTTGATCCTGATAAAATTCAGGCTAATGAATGTGTAGAAAGAGTTACTAAAGTACAACAGCCTTTTAAATTAGCAAATAGATTATTTCATCCAAGTAATTCAGAAATAAAAGTTAATGATCAAGTAATAGGTGGAGATAAGATAGCTATTATGGCAGGACCTTGTTCGGTAGAAAGTGAAGAGCAAATCTTAGAAATTGCAAAAACGGTAAAGGAAAGTGGAGCTGGATTTTTAAGAGGAGGAGCTTTCAAACCTAGAACCTCACCATACAGTTTTCAAGGACTTAAGCAAGAAGGATTAGAACTTCTTAAGCTTGCAAGAAAAGAAACAGGACTTCCTATAGTAACAGAGATAATGTCTGCTGATATGATAGATACATTTGTTGAAGATGTAGATGTTATTCAAGTGGGTGCAAGAAACATGCAAAACTTTGATTTATTAAAACAACTCGGAAAAACAAGAAAACCAATTCTTTTAAAAAGAGGCTTATCCGCAACCATTGAGGAATTAATCATGTCTGCTGAATATATAATGGCAGGTGGAAATGAAAATGTAATATTGTGTGAAAGAGGTATAAGAACCTTCGAAACATATACGAGAAATACCTTAGATTTAAGTGCTATACCTGCAATAAAAAGATTAAGTCACTTACCTATCATAGTTGATCCAAGCCATTCAGCAGGAATGTGGTGGATGGTAGAACCCTTAGCAAAAGCGGCTCTAGCAGTAGGAGCAGATGGACTTATCATTGAAGTACACAATGATCCAGCTAATGCAAAGTGTGATGGACAACAATCTATAAAACCAGAGAGATTTAAAGAACTTATGAAGGAATTATCACAAATAGCTAAAATAGAGAAAAAGGCAATCTAA
- a CDS encoding hydrogenase maturation protease, with product MKKVVIGVGNKLMLDDGIAIFVLENIKSVLEDNGIEVIIGETDVDFCFSKLNNVDEFYIADSYFSDRIPGDLTFKKIKDVKKIREHCAVHSLGLMDLINIYKIEIKGYFIGIEIGSIDMSIGLSNDLEVKFKDICSKILSFILNMA from the coding sequence ATGAAAAAAGTAGTTATAGGTGTAGGGAATAAACTTATGCTAGATGATGGAATAGCTATTTTTGTGCTTGAAAATATAAAAAGTGTTTTGGAGGATAATGGGATAGAAGTAATAATTGGAGAAACGGATGTGGATTTCTGCTTTTCTAAATTAAATAATGTTGATGAATTCTACATTGCAGATTCATATTTTTCTGATAGGATTCCCGGCGATTTAACATTTAAGAAAATTAAAGATGTAAAAAAAATAAGAGAGCATTGTGCTGTACATTCGTTAGGATTAATGGATTTGATTAATATATATAAAATAGAAATAAAAGGATATTTTATAGGCATAGAGATTGGAAGCATAGATATGAGTATAGGATTGAGTAATGACTTAGAGGTAAAATTTAAAGATATATGCAGTAAAATATTGAGTTTTATTTTAAATATGGCATGA
- the hypB gene encoding hydrogenase nickel incorporation protein HypB, with translation MSEIKVIVNMLHTNEEIALENKKIFDDENIFVINLMSAPGSGKTSILEKLICNIKKNLNIAVIEGDIYTTKDADRIEAKGIPVVQINTSGACHLDADMIREAVLNLDLRNLDMIIIENVGNLVCPAEFEVGEDMKVCVLSVTEGNDKPLKYPLMFEKSEVLILNKIDLIDFTNFSKEEFYKDINKVNSKIKVFETSCINNKGMDKLSNWILQKANEKISI, from the coding sequence ATGAGTGAAATTAAAGTTATTGTAAATATGCTTCATACTAATGAAGAAATTGCTTTAGAAAATAAAAAGATTTTTGATGATGAAAATATATTTGTAATAAATTTGATGAGTGCGCCGGGTTCAGGTAAAACGTCTATACTTGAAAAGTTAATTTGCAATATTAAAAAGAATTTAAATATAGCAGTAATAGAAGGCGATATATACACTACTAAGGATGCAGATAGAATAGAAGCTAAAGGTATTCCAGTGGTACAAATAAATACTTCAGGAGCTTGCCATTTAGATGCAGATATGATAAGAGAGGCAGTGCTTAATTTAGATTTGAGAAATTTAGATATGATTATCATAGAAAATGTGGGCAATTTAGTATGTCCTGCAGAATTTGAAGTAGGAGAAGATATGAAAGTATGTGTGCTTAGTGTAACAGAGGGAAACGATAAACCATTAAAATATCCACTTATGTTTGAAAAAAGTGAAGTATTGATTTTAAATAAAATAGATCTAATAGATTTTACTAATTTTAGCAAGGAAGAATTTTATAAGGATATTAACAAAGTGAATTCTAAAATTAAAGTTTTTGAAACTTCCTGTATCAATAATAAAGGCATGGATAAATTATCAAATTGGATTTTGCAAAAAGCCAATGAAAAAATATCAATATGA
- a CDS encoding hydrogenase maturation nickel metallochaperone HypA codes for MESTIDIVLKKAEECNFKTIRKVTLKIGELSGVMDEALNFAFNELKNYSMLRDAELCIDKVKAMAYCEECKENYPIDHFNKLCPRCGSFSSQIVNGYELYLYSIEGE; via the coding sequence ATGGAAAGCACTATAGATATTGTACTTAAAAAGGCTGAGGAATGTAACTTTAAGACTATAAGAAAAGTTACACTAAAGATTGGTGAGTTGTCAGGGGTAATGGATGAGGCTTTAAATTTTGCGTTTAATGAGCTTAAAAATTATTCTATGTTAAGAGATGCAGAGCTTTGCATAGATAAAGTAAAGGCTATGGCTTATTGTGAAGAGTGCAAGGAAAACTATCCAATAGATCATTTTAATAAATTGTGTCCAAGGTGTGGAAGCTTTTCATCACAAATTGTAAATGGATATGAATTATATTTATATTCTATAGAAGGAGAATAA
- a CDS encoding nickel-dependent hydrogenase large subunit — protein MATRITIEPITRISGPLSMEVEIEKNKIINAKSSGVLFRGFESMLKGRPPLDAVYFTERICGICSTAHGVVASLALEDALKVKPDKNGVRIRDFAHGADFIQNIIRQICLFVFPDYAKIKEVPGSIDYDFRLPDKLTQKISEDYLKALEYSRFAHEMVAIIGGKAPHNHGVFVGGTTANLDASKIIRLKYLLQQIYEFICSDMIEDINIISAYYPEYFKMGAGTKNLLTFGLFNDLPEKELVYVYPSVYMDDKKGSLDVDAIKEGVEYSWYKNTKSNIVPSEKPSELDIKKPGAYTFIKAPRYRGKVVQVGPLARMILGGYYKYNVSTMDRLIARVLEGKILSEKMLKLLDFIMPIPAVQNQYIIPESAEGKGLYDAVRGALGHWIKIENGVIKNYDIITPTVWNLSPKDSMSQHGAIEESLIGTEIQDVKNPIEIGRIIRSFDPCVSCATHVITDCCKDYNIEIV, from the coding sequence ATGGCTACAAGGATAACTATAGAACCAATAACTAGAATTAGTGGACCTTTAAGTATGGAGGTTGAAATTGAAAAGAATAAAATAATAAATGCTAAAAGCAGTGGAGTATTGTTTAGAGGTTTTGAAAGCATGTTAAAGGGAAGGCCTCCATTAGATGCTGTGTATTTTACTGAAAGAATATGCGGCATATGTTCAACTGCACATGGAGTGGTTGCAAGCTTAGCTCTAGAAGATGCTTTAAAGGTAAAACCAGATAAAAATGGAGTAAGAATAAGGGATTTTGCACATGGAGCTGACTTTATTCAAAATATCATAAGACAGATTTGCCTTTTTGTATTTCCTGATTATGCTAAGATAAAGGAAGTTCCGGGAAGTATAGATTATGATTTTAGACTTCCTGATAAGTTGACACAAAAAATTAGTGAGGACTATTTAAAAGCATTAGAATATAGTCGCTTTGCTCATGAAATGGTGGCTATTATTGGAGGAAAAGCTCCTCATAATCATGGTGTATTTGTAGGAGGAACTACTGCAAATTTGGATGCTTCTAAAATAATAAGGCTTAAATATTTGCTGCAGCAAATTTACGAATTTATATGTTCAGATATGATTGAGGATATAAACATTATATCAGCATATTATCCAGAATATTTTAAAATGGGAGCAGGAACAAAGAATCTTTTGACATTTGGTTTATTTAATGATTTACCTGAAAAGGAATTAGTTTATGTCTACCCTTCTGTATATATGGATGATAAGAAAGGAAGCTTAGATGTAGATGCTATAAAAGAAGGTGTAGAATATTCCTGGTATAAAAATACAAAATCTAATATAGTGCCATCTGAGAAACCTTCAGAATTAGATATAAAAAAACCTGGAGCTTATACTTTTATAAAAGCACCTAGATATAGAGGAAAAGTTGTTCAAGTAGGTCCTTTGGCCCGTATGATTTTAGGTGGTTACTACAAATACAATGTGTCAACTATGGATAGGTTAATTGCTAGAGTACTTGAAGGTAAAATATTATCAGAAAAAATGCTTAAGCTTTTAGATTTCATAATGCCAATACCAGCAGTTCAAAATCAGTATATAATTCCTGAAAGTGCGGAAGGGAAAGGACTTTACGATGCAGTAAGAGGAGCACTTGGGCATTGGATAAAAATAGAAAATGGAGTTATAAAAAATTATGATATAATCACACCAACAGTGTGGAATCTTTCACCTAAAGATAGCATGTCACAACATGGTGCTATTGAAGAATCACTTATAGGTACTGAAATTCAAGATGTAAAGAATCCTATAGAAATAGGAAGAATAATTCGCTCTTTTGATCCTTGTGTATCTTGTGCAACTCATGTGATTACAGATTGTTGTAAAGACTATAATATTGAAATTGTATAA